A stretch of the Cytobacillus luteolus genome encodes the following:
- a CDS encoding methyl-accepting chemotaxis protein, with protein MKLQQKIILLSIIPLFISTLIIGYMIIELRSVKSSSDEIVGLLIDVEQLNGSIKLVEKSLSSFSINLTDSNSRDVLQNLEETGHIISKLEKEITVNSQLEKFERVNDKFNDLTGKVEKAVANKDASEAKRESLRTKGIVNDVYELKFQINNEYLELQIKLENKINTIVSFATIAVVLLVLLSSAFSFFFTNRMVKPIRVITKQAEKIANGDLIIEKVNVKTKDEVYVLNEAFTKMVGNLRELITEVGNSSSQVAASAEQLMASADETMKGAEQISTSIQQVSIGAEQQTAIGHKSAVSAEEMTAGISRIVDSALVLADITENTNKEADLGTLLVENTLNQMNSIHGTVSETDLYVRKLNERSNEINEIIHLITEIAEQTNLLALNAAIEAARAGEAGKGFAVVAEEVRKLADQTRKSAMEITSIVKHVQDDSGNTVKSITEVKEKVNAGLTLAKDTSEKFKEILLSMTKVNEQIHGITSVSQEISAGSEEVAANVSEMAEVAKIASKSTLEVAAASEEQLASMEEVNAASTSLTSLAEQLQKTIERFRL; from the coding sequence ATGAAATTACAACAAAAAATTATCTTATTATCAATCATCCCACTTTTTATTTCTACGTTGATTATTGGGTATATGATCATTGAGCTACGGAGTGTAAAGTCATCTTCAGATGAAATTGTAGGTCTTTTAATTGATGTTGAACAATTGAACGGTTCCATTAAATTGGTAGAAAAATCTTTAAGCTCGTTTTCTATTAATTTAACAGATAGTAATTCTAGAGATGTTCTTCAAAACCTTGAAGAAACAGGTCACATTATTTCTAAACTGGAAAAAGAAATTACAGTTAACAGTCAGTTAGAGAAGTTTGAACGAGTTAATGATAAATTTAATGATTTAACGGGTAAAGTCGAGAAGGCCGTTGCTAATAAGGATGCCTCTGAAGCAAAGAGAGAATCACTTCGAACAAAGGGTATCGTAAATGATGTATATGAACTTAAGTTTCAGATAAATAATGAATACTTGGAATTACAAATTAAGTTAGAAAATAAGATAAACACAATTGTGTCATTTGCTACAATTGCAGTGGTTCTATTAGTACTATTGAGTTCAGCATTCTCATTCTTCTTTACAAACCGAATGGTTAAACCAATTAGAGTGATTACAAAACAAGCAGAAAAAATTGCTAACGGTGATTTAATAATCGAGAAGGTCAATGTTAAAACAAAAGATGAGGTATATGTTTTAAATGAAGCCTTTACAAAAATGGTAGGAAACCTTCGAGAGCTTATAACTGAGGTAGGTAATAGTTCAAGCCAGGTTGCTGCTTCTGCAGAACAACTTATGGCAAGTGCGGATGAAACAATGAAGGGTGCTGAACAAATAAGTACCTCTATCCAACAAGTATCTATCGGAGCGGAGCAGCAAACTGCAATTGGACACAAATCAGCAGTATCCGCGGAAGAAATGACTGCTGGTATTTCTCGAATAGTTGACAGTGCACTCGTGTTGGCAGATATAACGGAAAATACAAACAAGGAAGCGGACCTAGGCACACTACTTGTAGAGAATACCTTAAACCAAATGAATTCTATTCATGGCACGGTATCTGAAACGGACCTTTATGTAAGAAAGTTAAATGAACGCTCAAACGAAATTAATGAAATTATCCATCTTATAACAGAGATTGCCGAACAAACGAATTTACTCGCATTAAATGCAGCGATAGAAGCGGCTAGAGCGGGTGAAGCTGGAAAAGGATTTGCTGTGGTTGCTGAAGAGGTGCGAAAGTTAGCTGACCAAACAAGAAAATCAGCGATGGAGATAACCTCTATTGTAAAGCATGTACAAGACGACTCCGGAAACACTGTTAAGTCTATTACCGAGGTGAAGGAAAAGGTAAACGCAGGGTTGACACTGGCAAAAGATACATCAGAAAAGTTTAAAGAAATTCTGCTATCCATGACAAAAGTAAATGAACAAATTCATGGGATTACAAGCGTGTCTCAAGAAATCAGTGCTGGTTCTGAAGAAGTGGCTGCTAATGTGAGTGAAATGGCTGAAGTTGCAAAAATTGCTTCAAAAAGCACACTGGAAGTAGCAGCAGCTTCCGAAGAACAGCTTGCTTCCATGGAAGAAGTAAATGCAGCATCTACTTCACTAACAAGTCTTGCCGAGCAATTGCAAAAGACGATTGAGCGGTTTAGGTTATAG
- a CDS encoding FecCD family ABC transporter permease, whose translation MIHPNLIRKQRLTLLVMLVLIIGTAVVSMGLGYSSVSFDRILPTLFGEGSFKERFVIFEIRLPRMLITILAGMALAVSGAILQGITRNDLADPGIIGINAGAGVGVSLFFLYFPIDAATFIYLLPIIAFVGAFITAFFIYLFAYSRKVGLQPIRLILIGVGFSMALSGVMVVLISSSEREKVDFIARWLAGNIWGTDWPFILALAPWLLVLIPLTLFKAHRLNLLSLSEPVAVGVGVQLERERLILLVIAVALAASAVSVTGGIAFIGLMAPHIAKALVGPRNQLFLPIAILLGGWLLLLADTIGRNILEPEGIAAGIMTALIGAPYFIYLLLKQK comes from the coding sequence ATGATACATCCAAATCTGATCAGAAAACAACGATTAACTCTACTCGTTATGCTTGTATTAATTATAGGAACTGCTGTTGTTAGTATGGGTTTAGGTTATTCATCCGTATCGTTCGATCGTATTCTTCCTACATTGTTTGGTGAGGGATCGTTTAAAGAAAGGTTTGTTATCTTTGAGATTCGCTTACCTCGTATGCTAATTACGATTCTTGCAGGGATGGCACTTGCTGTGTCAGGTGCGATTTTACAAGGAATTACGAGAAATGACCTGGCTGATCCAGGGATTATTGGAATTAACGCAGGTGCTGGTGTTGGCGTTTCATTATTCTTCTTGTACTTTCCAATTGATGCAGCAACATTTATCTATTTGCTCCCAATTATTGCGTTTGTCGGAGCATTCATAACTGCCTTTTTCATTTATTTATTTGCGTATAGTAGAAAAGTGGGATTACAACCGATACGCTTAATTCTGATTGGGGTCGGTTTTTCAATGGCCTTATCAGGAGTAATGGTTGTTCTTATCTCTTCTTCTGAACGGGAAAAAGTAGACTTTATTGCTAGATGGTTGGCAGGGAATATATGGGGGACAGACTGGCCATTTATTCTTGCGCTTGCACCTTGGCTGCTCGTATTAATTCCCTTAACTTTATTTAAAGCACATCGCTTAAATTTATTATCTTTAAGTGAGCCAGTTGCAGTAGGGGTTGGAGTACAACTTGAAAGAGAAAGACTCATTCTGTTAGTAATAGCAGTAGCACTTGCAGCTTCGGCTGTCTCGGTAACAGGAGGCATTGCCTTTATTGGCTTAATGGCTCCTCACATTGCAAAAGCACTCGTTGGACCACGAAATCAACTGTTTTTGCCAATTGCCATTTTACTTGGAGGCTGGTTACTGTTGCTCGCCGATACGATTGGTCGAAATATTTTAGAACCTGAGGGCATTGCTGCAGGGATTATGACAGCACTCATTGGTGCTCCATATTTTATTTATCTTTTATTAAAACAAAAGTAA
- a CDS encoding ABC transporter ATP-binding protein gives MVRLYTKDLNVSYDDRLIVKNLSIEIPDKKITTIIGSNGCGKSTLLKAMTRIISHQSGTIILDGESIAKENTKLLAKKMAILPQNPESASGLTVGELVSYGRFPYQKGFGRLTKKDLEVIDWALEVTGTEFFKYHPVDALSGGQRQRVWIAMALAQETEMIFLDEPTTYLDMAHQLEILELLQKLNHDQQRTIVMVLHDLNHAARFADHIIALKYGQIVKTGNAEEVITHEVLKEVFQIDALIGIDPRTHKPMCMTYNLLKGEDKHEKTIPTYSTTLASS, from the coding sequence ATGGTACGCCTTTATACGAAGGACTTAAATGTAAGCTATGACGATCGTTTAATTGTTAAAAATCTTAGTATCGAAATTCCTGATAAAAAGATTACGACTATTATTGGATCAAATGGCTGTGGGAAATCGACCCTCTTAAAAGCGATGACTCGTATTATCTCACATCAGTCAGGAACGATCATTCTTGATGGAGAAAGCATAGCAAAAGAAAATACGAAACTGTTGGCAAAGAAGATGGCTATTCTTCCACAGAATCCTGAAAGTGCAAGTGGATTGACCGTAGGAGAATTAGTGTCTTATGGACGTTTTCCGTATCAAAAAGGGTTTGGCCGATTAACAAAGAAGGACCTTGAAGTCATTGATTGGGCACTTGAGGTTACTGGAACAGAATTCTTCAAATATCATCCTGTTGACGCACTTTCGGGTGGACAACGTCAACGAGTTTGGATCGCAATGGCCTTAGCGCAAGAAACTGAGATGATCTTTTTGGATGAACCAACTACTTACTTAGATATGGCTCATCAGCTTGAAATCTTGGAATTATTACAAAAGTTAAACCATGACCAGCAGAGAACGATAGTTATGGTGCTACATGATTTAAACCATGCTGCCCGGTTCGCTGATCATATTATCGCACTTAAGTACGGCCAAATTGTTAAGACAGGTAATGCCGAAGAGGTTATTACTCATGAGGTACTTAAGGAAGTATTCCAAATTGATGCTCTAATAGGAATCGATCCTAGAACGCATAAACCAATGTGTATGACGTACAACTTACTTAAAGGAGAAGACAAACATGAAAAAACTATTCCTACCTATTCTACTACTCTTGCTAGCTCTTAG
- a CDS encoding PD-(D/E)XK nuclease family protein: MTINKQFQISIQTMTDYHLESFIKCPYRFYYQHVLSVNTRKIKWRQAVQFIINQVVHKFYQLTVEEQHKLSALRLIESQWSMINSSIFDSKYHYYQVLAQTTDHLLQLLTAKDTQVPPIFLYEKLSTYIEELETQLSLTLDVTEWSEKSFTIKKFLLEADEEMIHLYNHLIVVFSYKAFGKLPEKIEVVTLLKGETFTYSPTVNDLVQGIMYLKYMKKVLLDPTDYERKSSIKECNSCPFVQECEKSTGDSPELDLLH, translated from the coding sequence ATGACGATCAATAAACAATTCCAAATTTCCATCCAGACAATGACAGATTATCACTTAGAGTCTTTTATTAAGTGTCCTTATCGATTTTATTATCAGCATGTTTTATCCGTAAACACACGTAAAATTAAATGGAGACAAGCTGTTCAATTCATTATTAATCAGGTTGTACATAAGTTTTATCAGCTAACAGTTGAAGAGCAACATAAATTGAGTGCTTTAAGACTGATCGAGAGCCAGTGGAGTATGATCAACTCATCTATTTTTGATTCAAAATACCATTACTATCAAGTGCTAGCACAGACAACGGACCACCTGCTTCAGTTGTTAACAGCCAAAGACACACAAGTGCCCCCTATTTTTTTATACGAAAAGCTCAGTACATACATCGAAGAATTAGAAACACAGCTTTCATTAACTCTTGATGTAACAGAGTGGTCCGAAAAATCCTTTACAATTAAAAAGTTCCTACTAGAAGCGGACGAAGAAATGATTCATCTATATAACCACTTAATAGTGGTCTTCTCCTATAAAGCATTTGGTAAATTGCCGGAAAAAATTGAGGTAGTTACCTTATTAAAAGGGGAGACGTTTACCTATTCTCCTACAGTAAATGACTTGGTACAAGGAATAATGTACCTTAAATATATGAAAAAAGTACTTCTTGACCCAACTGACTATGAAAGAAAAAGTTCAATTAAAGAATGTAATAGTTGTCCATTTGTTCAAGAATGTGAAAAAAGTACCGGAGATAGTCCAGAATTAGATCTCCTTCATTAA
- a CDS encoding DUF2975 domain-containing protein, giving the protein MKRSTIFLKIAVFLIGTPVLAACIFLLPNLAALAFEEAKNGAQLAYVVFGILIVMYVSTVPFYFALFQAFKLLSYIDKNQAFSELSVSALKKIKYCALTISGLYVLALPLVFIIAEWDDAPGLVLIGMVIPGASLVIAVFAAVLQRLLQEAINIKSENDLTV; this is encoded by the coding sequence ATGAAACGTTCAACAATCTTTTTAAAAATAGCTGTTTTTCTAATTGGAACTCCAGTTCTTGCTGCATGTATCTTTTTATTACCTAATTTAGCTGCTCTAGCATTTGAAGAAGCAAAAAATGGTGCACAACTGGCTTATGTCGTATTTGGCATTTTAATTGTTATGTATGTATCAACAGTACCTTTTTACTTTGCATTGTTTCAAGCGTTTAAGCTTTTAAGTTATATTGATAAAAATCAGGCGTTCTCGGAGTTATCGGTAAGTGCTCTTAAGAAAATCAAGTACTGTGCCCTAACAATTAGTGGTCTATATGTCCTAGCTCTTCCGTTGGTTTTTATCATCGCAGAGTGGGACGATGCACCTGGGCTGGTTCTAATCGGAATGGTTATCCCTGGAGCATCTTTGGTTATTGCAGTCTTTGCGGCAGTTCTCCAACGACTACTGCAAGAAGCAATTAATATAAAATCAGAAAATGATTTAACGGTCTGA
- a CDS encoding FecCD family ABC transporter permease produces the protein MNNHNHSIPFTIKFIAGCIVLVCTFFISMMFGAADTSIHEVWLALTSTAKTDTIIMLREIRLPREIAAVFVGAGLSVAGAIMQGVTRNPLADPSLLGLTAGANAALALVIALMPTANYFAITIACFIGAAIGTIMVVSIGAAKKGGFSPFRIVLAGAAVSAFLYAIAEGIGLYFKITKEVSMWSAGGIIGTTWGQLQIIVPFIVIGILISIFLSRQLTILSLDEELAIGLGQNIRVVKYVLFIIVIMLAGASVALVGNLAFIGLMIPHIVRTIVGTDYRYILPMSAVCGATFLVLADTLGRNLNAPFETPVPAIVAMMGLPFFLFIVRKGGKAF, from the coding sequence ATGAATAATCATAACCATTCCATCCCATTTACGATTAAGTTTATAGCTGGCTGTATAGTGCTTGTTTGCACCTTTTTTATCTCAATGATGTTTGGTGCAGCTGATACAAGTATACATGAGGTATGGTTGGCACTTACGTCAACTGCAAAAACAGATACAATCATTATGCTTCGCGAAATACGCTTGCCAAGAGAGATTGCTGCCGTATTTGTTGGAGCGGGGCTGTCGGTTGCCGGAGCCATCATGCAGGGAGTTACTCGTAATCCACTTGCAGATCCGAGTCTACTTGGACTAACTGCTGGGGCCAACGCAGCTTTAGCTTTAGTTATAGCTCTTATGCCTACAGCCAATTACTTCGCGATTACGATTGCCTGTTTTATCGGTGCTGCGATTGGAACCATTATGGTTGTAAGTATCGGTGCAGCTAAAAAAGGTGGTTTTTCTCCGTTTCGAATTGTCTTAGCTGGTGCTGCGGTTTCAGCCTTTTTATATGCGATTGCAGAAGGAATTGGGCTTTATTTTAAAATCACAAAGGAAGTTTCCATGTGGAGTGCTGGAGGTATTATTGGTACTACGTGGGGGCAACTCCAAATAATTGTTCCTTTTATTGTAATCGGCATTCTTATTTCTATTTTTCTCTCAAGGCAGCTTACGATTCTTAGTTTAGATGAAGAACTTGCGATTGGACTCGGACAAAATATTAGAGTTGTAAAATATGTTTTATTTATTATTGTAATTATGTTAGCGGGGGCGTCGGTAGCATTAGTTGGAAACTTAGCGTTTATCGGATTAATGATTCCTCATATTGTTCGAACAATCGTTGGTACAGACTATCGTTACATATTGCCAATGTCAGCTGTTTGTGGAGCAACCTTCTTAGTGCTAGCAGATACACTTGGGCGTAATTTAAATGCACCGTTTGAAACACCTGTTCCAGCAATTGTTGCGATGATGGGACTTCCATTCTTTCTCTTCATTGTTCGTAAAGGAGGGAAAGCATTCTAA
- a CDS encoding GNAT family N-acetyltransferase, with the protein MINLADKPTILGEKVILRPFTEDDIPYLEECLKDPEVIKLTGSSADLDRETFLNWYRTRNEQTDRLDLAIVDQSQGILVGEVVINLYDEIYNSMNFRILIGPRGRNRGLGTEATKLILDYVFTNTQINQITLSVFDFNPRAKYVYEKMGFVVESIDENDLEYEGEWIDSINMKLTREAWRSR; encoded by the coding sequence ATGATAAATTTAGCTGATAAGCCAACTATTTTAGGAGAAAAGGTCATACTTAGACCATTTACAGAAGATGATATTCCTTATTTAGAAGAATGTCTAAAGGATCCTGAAGTAATAAAACTTACAGGAAGTTCAGCTGATCTTGATAGAGAAACGTTTTTAAATTGGTATAGAACTAGAAATGAACAAACCGATCGATTAGACCTTGCCATTGTTGACCAATCTCAAGGTATCTTGGTGGGAGAAGTTGTTATCAATCTCTATGATGAAATATATAATAGTATGAATTTTAGGATTCTGATTGGACCTAGAGGTAGAAATCGGGGATTGGGAACGGAAGCTACGAAGCTTATACTAGACTACGTTTTTACTAACACACAGATAAATCAAATTACTTTGAGTGTCTTTGACTTTAATCCAAGAGCAAAGTATGTGTATGAAAAGATGGGGTTTGTTGTGGAAAGTATAGATGAAAATGATTTGGAGTATGAAGGTGAATGGATAGATTCTATTAATATGAAATTGACAAGGGAAGCTTGGAGGAGTAGATAG
- a CDS encoding NAD(P)/FAD-dependent oxidoreductase, which translates to MKDAECFDVTIIGGGPAGLYSAFYSGLREMKTKIIEFQPQLGGKIHIYPEKMIWDVGGLTPTPGAKLIEQLVKQGLTFNPTVVLNERVTSISKNEQGLFELHAASGTIHYSKTVIVAVGSGILKPQKLHIEGAERYEVSNLHYTVKSLKYFKDKTVIISGGGNTAIDWANELEPVAKKVYLTHRREILSGHEAQITQLLNSSVECLFTTSITKLIASDNQETINKVELTNSQTGEVSHLSIDEIVINHGFEQDTSLLEQSECDIQLLDNYFIAATSSSQSSVEGLYAAGDIVKYDGKVNLIAGAFQDAANAVNKAKQYIQPDATAVGMVSSHNEVFKHRNRELVQQLIK; encoded by the coding sequence ATGAAGGATGCAGAATGCTTTGATGTAACAATTATTGGCGGTGGTCCTGCTGGTCTCTATTCAGCGTTTTATAGTGGACTTCGAGAGATGAAAACTAAAATTATAGAGTTTCAACCACAATTAGGTGGGAAGATTCATATCTATCCTGAAAAAATGATCTGGGATGTTGGAGGTTTAACTCCTACCCCAGGAGCAAAGCTGATTGAACAACTTGTAAAGCAAGGCTTAACCTTTAATCCAACAGTTGTCTTAAATGAGCGAGTTACGTCCATATCTAAAAATGAACAGGGTCTTTTTGAATTACATGCTGCTTCTGGTACGATTCACTACTCCAAAACTGTAATCGTTGCGGTTGGCAGTGGCATCCTTAAGCCCCAAAAGCTACATATTGAAGGGGCGGAGCGTTATGAGGTATCTAACCTACATTACACAGTTAAGTCACTAAAATATTTCAAAGATAAGACGGTTATTATCTCAGGTGGTGGAAACACTGCCATCGACTGGGCAAATGAATTAGAACCTGTGGCAAAAAAAGTATATTTGACACATCGTAGGGAGATCTTATCAGGTCACGAAGCCCAGATTACACAGCTTTTAAATAGTTCTGTAGAATGTTTATTTACTACATCCATTACAAAATTAATAGCTTCAGATAATCAAGAAACAATCAACAAGGTGGAGCTAACAAATAGTCAAACTGGTGAAGTTAGTCACTTATCAATAGATGAAATTGTTATCAATCATGGTTTTGAACAAGATACCTCTCTACTAGAACAGAGTGAATGTGATATACAGTTGCTTGATAATTACTTTATTGCTGCAACTTCTTCTAGCCAATCTTCTGTAGAAGGGCTTTATGCTGCAGGAGATATTGTAAAATATGACGGGAAGGTCAACCTTATAGCTGGAGCATTTCAAGATGCAGCTAATGCAGTAAATAAAGCAAAGCAATACATTCAGCCGGACGCTACGGCGGTAGGAATGGTTTCATCACATAACGAAGTGTTTAAACATAGAAACCGAGAATTAGTTCAACAACTAATTAAATAG
- a CDS encoding aminoglycoside phosphotransferase family protein: protein MLLSDLKYEEYKLLNEDNSFWDRKMIAIIQQENISEGRLTRFSYGSNIVYSYNGELVIKLYPSYFKNEFERELEVLKNIENGIIFVEIPRLRSVGSYEGWDYLIMSELKGTLLIDLWDKLTIEEKKECSIDLGKVIREFHSIPSDNFKTIDVDWQSFIKTQYFTMIDNQKKSNLPQKFFETLEEYVDETYINYHPTPKLLTGEYTPFNLLFNKENHNWKLTGVIDFADCFLGDPEYDLLGPILFMFNGNKELTTSFLLSYGFREEELTDSFRKKLMTYTLLHRFSNIEYYISRNPDALKCNNFEELSRQLFKF from the coding sequence ATGCTTTTGTCAGATCTAAAGTACGAAGAGTATAAATTATTAAATGAGGATAATAGCTTTTGGGATCGTAAAATGATTGCTATTATCCAACAGGAAAACATATCTGAAGGAAGGTTAACTCGTTTTTCTTACGGTTCAAATATTGTTTATAGCTATAACGGTGAGTTAGTCATTAAATTGTATCCTAGTTATTTTAAGAATGAATTTGAACGTGAATTAGAAGTATTGAAAAATATTGAAAATGGCATAATCTTTGTTGAAATACCAAGGTTACGCTCTGTTGGTTCCTATGAAGGCTGGGACTATCTTATCATGAGTGAACTAAAAGGAACACTATTGATTGATTTGTGGGACAAACTTACGATTGAAGAAAAGAAAGAGTGTAGTATTGATTTAGGAAAAGTCATCCGTGAGTTTCATTCCATTCCAAGTGACAATTTTAAAACGATAGATGTAGATTGGCAGTCATTTATAAAAACTCAATATTTTACTATGATTGATAACCAAAAAAAGTCCAATTTACCTCAGAAGTTTTTTGAGACTTTAGAAGAGTATGTGGATGAGACTTATATAAATTACCATCCTACACCTAAGTTGTTAACTGGAGAGTACACTCCATTTAATTTGCTTTTTAATAAAGAGAATCATAATTGGAAGCTAACAGGAGTAATTGATTTTGCTGATTGCTTTTTAGGAGATCCTGAATATGATTTACTAGGACCGATCCTTTTTATGTTTAACGGTAATAAGGAGTTAACAACGTCATTTTTACTTAGCTATGGCTTTAGAGAAGAAGAGCTTACTGATTCGTTTCGAAAAAAGCTCATGACTTACACACTCCTCCATCGTTTCAGCAACATAGAGTACTATATTTCTAGAAATCCTGATGCGTTGAAATGTAATAACTTTGAGGAATTATCAAGACAGCTTTTTAAATTTTAA
- a CDS encoding Dabb family protein — protein sequence MIQRTVLVKFAETTTQEQLVEVVSRFKALENVLTGIVEIQAGLNVAEKSKEFQVVLMVRFENQAALDAYTANEDHQAVAAFIREVGRVDSIGVDIEI from the coding sequence ATGATCCAACGTACTGTATTAGTAAAGTTTGCGGAAACCACAACTCAGGAGCAACTTGTAGAAGTTGTTAGCCGTTTCAAGGCTTTAGAAAATGTTTTAACTGGAATAGTTGAAATTCAAGCAGGTCTGAATGTAGCTGAAAAAAGTAAGGAATTCCAAGTGGTCCTGATGGTTCGCTTCGAGAATCAGGCTGCACTAGATGCATATACTGCTAATGAAGATCATCAGGCTGTTGCAGCATTTATCCGTGAAGTTGGCCGGGTCGATAGTATCGGAGTAGATATCGAGATTTAG
- a CDS encoding helix-turn-helix domain-containing protein: MAIIINIDVMLAKRKMSVTELSERVGITMANLSILKNGKAKAVRLSTLEAICKALDCQPGDLLEYRSDEE; encoded by the coding sequence ATGGCGATTATAATAAATATTGATGTGATGCTAGCTAAAAGAAAAATGAGTGTAACAGAACTATCTGAAAGAGTTGGAATTACAATGGCTAATCTTTCTATATTGAAAAATGGTAAAGCAAAAGCAGTTCGGCTTTCGACTCTAGAGGCAATTTGCAAAGCACTAGACTGCCAACCTGGAGATCTTTTAGAGTACAGAAGTGACGAAGAATAA
- a CDS encoding alpha/beta fold hydrolase, whose protein sequence is MHYRSWGDPKKPTILLLHALACHNGWWKWVAPYLEKEFYLVAPDLRGHGLSPWADSYRFEDYAMDIEKLARTFEGPYAIVGHSMGGYVGLKVASRGVCPPSALMIADMKIDSPDEELAGLHKAAQKSGRTYETLQDAVVQYKLLPPKHTAPMDRIEEIAKECYRQLEDGHWRERFDRRALAIEKVESIKLSSQISCPTWIVRANESVVMPAEGAEELTRITNGQLQEMEGACHHLPLEVPEAFATLIRSFMAKLR, encoded by the coding sequence ATGCATTATCGATCGTGGGGAGACCCCAAAAAACCAACCATACTGCTACTGCACGCCCTTGCTTGTCATAATGGCTGGTGGAAATGGGTAGCACCTTACTTGGAAAAGGAGTTCTATTTAGTTGCCCCGGATTTACGTGGTCACGGTTTGAGCCCTTGGGCGGATAGTTATCGTTTCGAGGATTACGCAATGGATATAGAAAAACTTGCTAGAACGTTTGAAGGACCTTATGCCATAGTGGGGCACTCAATGGGTGGCTACGTTGGTCTAAAAGTAGCTAGTCGGGGAGTTTGTCCCCCTTCAGCTTTAATGATCGCCGATATGAAAATCGACTCGCCGGATGAGGAATTAGCAGGTCTACATAAAGCTGCTCAAAAGAGTGGACGCACCTATGAGACCTTGCAAGACGCTGTGGTTCAGTATAAATTACTTCCACCAAAGCATACAGCCCCGATGGACCGGATAGAGGAAATTGCTAAGGAGTGTTACCGTCAATTGGAGGATGGACACTGGAGAGAGCGGTTTGATAGACGTGCCTTAGCCATTGAAAAGGTTGAATCCATCAAATTATCTAGTCAGATAAGCTGTCCAACCTGGATTGTTCGAGCAAATGAAAGTGTAGTAATGCCGGCTGAGGGTGCCGAAGAACTCACTCGTATCACCAATGGGCAATTGCAAGAGATGGAAGGGGCGTGTCACCACCTGCCATTGGAAGTACCCGAAGCGTTTGCTACACTGATTCGAAGCTTTATGGCCAAGCTTAGGTAA
- a CDS encoding iron-hydroxamate ABC transporter substrate-binding protein — MKKLFLPILLLLLALSLAACGNAKEETDEKNANEEVTNEETVSETRTYDSEAGPVEVPTNPQRVIVLATYTGNVLALDVPLVGVDAWSKMNPRYELEGIEEVTDESLEKIIELEPDLIIGLSTMKNVDKLKEIAPVVTYTYGKLDYLTQHLEIAKLLNKEEEAQNWIDDFKKRSAEAGEQIKAKIGEDATVSVIENFDKELYVFGDNWARGTEILYQEMKLNMPEKVKEMALEPGFYSLSLEVLPEFAGDYLIVSKGAETETSFMESETFKNIPAVKNNQMYSVNSNEFYFNDPITLEFQLQFFIDSFLGN, encoded by the coding sequence ATGAAAAAACTATTCCTACCTATTCTACTACTCTTGCTAGCTCTTAGTTTAGCTGCTTGTGGTAATGCGAAAGAAGAAACAGATGAAAAGAATGCAAATGAAGAAGTAACAAATGAAGAAACAGTATCAGAGACAAGAACTTATGATTCAGAAGCTGGACCAGTGGAAGTACCTACAAACCCACAACGTGTAATTGTTCTTGCAACATACACAGGAAATGTATTGGCTTTAGATGTTCCACTTGTTGGTGTTGATGCTTGGTCAAAGATGAATCCTCGTTATGAACTAGAGGGCATTGAAGAGGTAACAGACGAAAGCTTAGAAAAAATTATTGAATTAGAGCCAGACTTAATTATCGGTCTTTCAACAATGAAAAACGTGGATAAGTTAAAAGAAATTGCTCCAGTAGTGACATACACTTATGGAAAATTAGATTACTTAACACAACACTTAGAAATTGCTAAGCTTCTAAATAAAGAAGAAGAAGCTCAGAACTGGATTGATGATTTCAAGAAGCGTTCTGCTGAAGCTGGAGAGCAAATCAAAGCGAAAATTGGTGAAGATGCAACAGTATCAGTTATCGAGAACTTTGACAAAGAGCTTTATGTATTTGGAGACAACTGGGCACGTGGAACAGAAATTCTTTATCAAGAAATGAAGTTAAATATGCCTGAAAAAGTAAAAGAAATGGCATTAGAGCCAGGATTCTACTCATTATCTCTAGAAGTTCTACCTGAGTTTGCTGGAGATTATCTAATTGTAAGTAAAGGTGCAGAAACGGAAACATCTTTCATGGAGTCTGAAACATTTAAGAACATTCCTGCTGTGAAAAACAACCAAATGTACAGTGTTAACTCTAATGAATTTTACTTCAATGATCCAATTACACTTGAGTTTCAATTACAATTCTTTATTGATTCATTTTTAGGTAATTAA